From Actinomyces slackii, a single genomic window includes:
- a CDS encoding SseB family protein yields the protein MMPADPLAPQAAAAQAARAKMQRLLSAPTPFAGDDGAPDPAVTAALEATDRPRHEYLDALWTALAASRLLVPVTAHALSTGPQAPTPSAGQDNGGQAGRVPSHQVHTADACQDAATLAVDLPDGHRALPVFTSARALEAWRRDARPVPVDPARAAQVACLSTDQLWILDPASRDLRLPRPAILALATGQDWVPSWRNEPVQAEIRAGLEQVAGVTGVAFAPGEGAELRVFIRIDASGGRSRVAATLEACQHVMVDPAWGDVIDSVELCPLPA from the coding sequence ATGATGCCCGCTGACCCGCTTGCCCCCCAGGCGGCGGCCGCCCAGGCCGCGCGGGCCAAGATGCAGCGCCTGCTGTCCGCGCCCACCCCCTTCGCGGGGGATGACGGCGCCCCCGACCCCGCCGTGACCGCCGCCCTGGAGGCCACCGACCGTCCCCGCCACGAGTACCTCGACGCCCTGTGGACCGCCCTGGCCGCCAGCCGCCTCCTCGTCCCCGTGACCGCCCACGCCCTGAGCACCGGGCCGCAGGCCCCGACCCCGTCCGCTGGTCAGGACAACGGCGGACAGGCCGGGCGCGTGCCCTCCCACCAGGTCCATACGGCTGACGCCTGCCAGGACGCGGCCACCCTGGCCGTCGACCTGCCCGATGGGCACCGCGCCCTGCCGGTCTTCACCAGCGCCCGGGCCCTGGAGGCCTGGCGCCGCGATGCCCGGCCCGTGCCCGTGGACCCGGCGCGAGCCGCCCAGGTGGCCTGCCTGTCCACCGACCAGCTGTGGATCCTGGATCCTGCCAGTCGCGACCTGCGCCTGCCGCGCCCGGCCATCCTCGCCCTGGCCACCGGGCAGGACTGGGTGCCCTCGTGGCGCAACGAGCCGGTACAGGCCGAGATCCGCGCAGGCCTGGAGCAGGTCGCGGGAGTCACCGGCGTGGCCTTCGCCCCAGGGGAAGGGGCGGAGCTGCGCGTCTTCATCCGCATCGACGCCTCAGGCGGGCGCAGCCGGGTCGCCGCCACCCTGGAGGCCTGTCAGCACGTCATGGTCGATCCCGCCTGGGGAGATGTCATTGACTCCGTCGAGCTGTGCCCGCTTCCGGCCTGA
- a CDS encoding glutamate ABC transporter substrate-binding protein gives MLTLTRRAALGASGAAAVAAVLAACSDTGADGNAVASGDASEAYKKAINSGPLADEDAVAASTWASAIKKTGKLKTGGTKTSLVFSQENPTTGQLKGFDAGISQALARYIIGGDDAASLVEVVQATSDTRESFLENKQVQAVFATYTITPERAEKISFAGPYYSSGQAILVKADNTEIKSLDDLAGVKVAVQSGSSSGPALSEHAPKAEAVQFEDDGKCLAALGSGHVQAYVVDQALLLSHVAKDDSYKIVGEPFTEDPYGIGLPKDSDAQEFVNSFLTAIYEDGTWEKIWQATIGEITGGDAPKPPALGSVPGSETAAPADPSAGAQDSASPAS, from the coding sequence ATGCTCACCCTGACCCGCCGCGCCGCCCTGGGCGCATCCGGAGCCGCAGCCGTGGCCGCAGTCCTGGCCGCCTGCTCCGACACCGGAGCCGACGGCAACGCCGTCGCCAGCGGCGATGCCTCCGAGGCCTACAAGAAGGCCATCAACTCCGGACCCCTGGCCGACGAGGACGCCGTCGCCGCCTCCACCTGGGCCTCCGCCATCAAGAAGACCGGGAAGCTCAAGACCGGAGGCACCAAGACCTCCCTGGTCTTCTCCCAGGAGAACCCCACCACCGGCCAGCTCAAGGGCTTCGACGCCGGAATCTCCCAGGCCCTGGCCCGCTACATCATCGGAGGCGACGACGCAGCCAGTCTCGTCGAGGTCGTCCAGGCCACCTCCGACACCCGTGAGAGCTTTCTGGAGAACAAGCAGGTCCAGGCCGTCTTCGCCACCTACACCATCACCCCCGAGCGCGCCGAGAAGATCTCCTTCGCCGGCCCCTACTACTCCTCGGGCCAGGCCATCCTGGTCAAGGCGGACAACACCGAGATCAAGAGCCTCGATGACCTGGCCGGAGTCAAGGTCGCCGTCCAGTCCGGATCCTCCTCCGGACCGGCCCTGAGCGAGCACGCCCCCAAGGCGGAGGCCGTCCAGTTCGAGGATGACGGCAAGTGCCTCGCCGCGCTGGGCAGCGGCCACGTCCAGGCCTACGTCGTCGACCAGGCCCTGCTGCTGTCCCACGTCGCCAAGGACGACTCCTACAAGATCGTCGGCGAGCCCTTCACCGAGGACCCCTACGGCATCGGGCTGCCCAAGGACTCCGACGCCCAGGAGTTCGTCAACAGCTTCCTGACCGCCATCTACGAGGACGGCACCTGGGAGAAGATCTGGCAGGCCACCATCGGTGAGATCACCGGCGGCGACGCTCCCAAGCCACCGGCCCTCGGATCCGTCCCCGGCTCTGAGACCGCCGCCCCCGCCGACCCCAGCGCCGGGGCGCAGGACAGCGCCTCGCCCGCCAGCTGA
- a CDS encoding amino acid ABC transporter permease: MDVITDNLGMIGWGLATTVIIALLAYAGALILGAVMTVFRVGPIPPLRLLATAWVTVACNIPTLCFMILLAFGAPRVGVGISLFWSAVTAIVFSASGFVCETLRSGVNSVPKGQIEAARALGMPFGFIIRAIVLPQAFARTIQPLVNIFISCLIGSSLAAAIGVRELTNVTQQLNIVYAEAVITFLLSGLIYLGIAFGATKIGALVERAVTATPGARS, from the coding sequence ATGGACGTCATCACCGACAACCTGGGGATGATCGGCTGGGGACTGGCCACCACCGTCATCATCGCCCTGCTCGCCTACGCCGGCGCCCTCATCCTGGGGGCGGTCATGACGGTCTTCAGGGTCGGCCCCATCCCGCCACTGCGACTACTGGCCACCGCCTGGGTGACAGTCGCCTGCAACATCCCCACGCTGTGCTTCATGATCCTGCTGGCCTTCGGCGCCCCCAGGGTCGGCGTGGGCATCTCCCTGTTCTGGTCGGCCGTTACCGCCATCGTCTTCTCCGCCTCCGGATTCGTCTGCGAGACGCTGCGCAGCGGCGTCAACTCCGTGCCCAAGGGGCAGATCGAGGCGGCCCGAGCACTGGGCATGCCCTTCGGGTTCATCATCCGCGCCATCGTCTTGCCCCAGGCCTTCGCACGCACCATCCAGCCGCTGGTCAACATCTTCATCTCCTGCCTCATCGGCTCCTCGCTGGCCGCGGCCATCGGCGTGCGCGAGCTGACCAATGTCACTCAGCAGCTCAACATCGTCTACGCCGAGGCCGTCATCACCTTCCTGCTGTCCGGGCTCATCTACCTGGGCATCGCCTTTGGCGCCACCAAGATCGGCGCGCTTGTCGAGCGGGCCGTCACCGCCACCCCAGGAGCGCGCTCATGA
- a CDS encoding IS630 family transposase yields MRVDVTSDERDVLLGWKKRNDTLILVRLKAEAILYASRGVDVGVIAEMVDRCERTVKEWLADWRRTRLHSVVTGHAGNENAAKLTRTQKEQLKEVLSQPPSRSGIAADFWDVPALRDVVSARFGVEYASDSSYQLLLRLAGMSFKLPDPFDKRRDEKAITERMAQIRAEVAGLLAGGWEVYTVDEVRVEHEAETRRMWLPKGERTKIHVDRTRSAQSFFGALSLTTKKMKVYPIEGNQNAEQIILAMARLARETDNDRIAVVLDNARFHHAKALTSLYEPGEALDRITPIYLPPYAPDHNPTEHVWNTAKGHIANIQRDTPEQTWTAFTSYITSRTFDYDFEHLPITPPEGNLV; encoded by the coding sequence ATGCGGGTTGATGTCACGTCGGATGAGCGCGATGTCCTTTTGGGATGGAAGAAGCGCAATGACACGCTGATCCTGGTCAGATTGAAAGCCGAGGCGATTCTCTACGCGTCCCGTGGCGTTGACGTGGGTGTTATCGCTGAAATGGTCGACCGATGCGAGAGAACCGTGAAGGAATGGCTGGCGGACTGGCGGCGCACCAGACTGCATTCCGTCGTGACCGGTCACGCCGGAAATGAGAACGCCGCGAAACTCACCCGCACCCAAAAGGAGCAGCTCAAGGAGGTCCTGAGCCAGCCACCATCGCGGTCCGGCATCGCCGCCGACTTCTGGGACGTACCCGCCCTGCGCGACGTGGTCAGTGCGAGGTTCGGCGTGGAGTACGCCTCGGACTCCTCCTACCAGCTGCTCCTGCGCTTGGCCGGCATGAGCTTCAAGCTGCCCGATCCCTTCGACAAGCGCCGCGATGAGAAGGCCATCACCGAGCGGATGGCGCAGATCCGCGCCGAGGTCGCCGGCCTGTTGGCCGGCGGCTGGGAGGTGTACACCGTCGATGAGGTCCGTGTGGAGCACGAGGCCGAGACCCGTCGTATGTGGCTGCCCAAGGGCGAGCGCACCAAGATCCACGTTGACCGCACGCGCTCGGCCCAATCCTTCTTCGGGGCCCTGAGCCTGACCACCAAGAAGATGAAGGTCTATCCCATCGAGGGCAACCAGAACGCCGAACAGATCATCCTGGCGATGGCTCGCCTGGCACGCGAAACAGACAACGACAGGATCGCTGTCGTCCTGGATAACGCCAGATTCCACCACGCCAAGGCCCTGACCAGCCTGTACGAGCCCGGCGAGGCACTAGACCGTATCACCCCGATCTACCTACCGCCCTACGCGCCGGACCACAACCCCACCGAGCACGTTTGGAACACCGCGAAAGGTCACATCGCCAACATTCAACGCGACACCCCCGAGCAGACCTGGACCGCGTTCACCAGCTACATCACTAGCCGCACCTTCGACTACGACTTCGAACACCTACCAATCACCCCACCAGAAGGAAACCTTGTTTAA
- a CDS encoding DUF6297 family protein, which yields MSDPPSPAGLPDGAAVRRWARRQSRKEPVGTWKILDRIYTVLISVLVGGALVAHQLSTLSALGERRRLDLSLDPAWMAVSVVAAVAVCAIRPLMRLGPVCLRPHEATWWLALPVERVGLLRPVALVLIALAACAGALIGLVVSALGAAGWGGALAWGAAMAAGAALLVITLIGAQVEGRTRRAPELVTASAAGLALVGAVALPFPTSAAAHAVTGAVGAAMALAAVAAWRRHGPRLGEVHDAVLVEVSLRAHSARVSSQSLDTRALGRLLSPEPRLPGRPCSLPLAAVGAVLPRPFAVALAVAQADLLVLARQPQRWWRLVLSAIIALGLQLVPGAGALAMAGAHVVGVWLAVLTVAEPARRAWFDPGPEEQLPGGSTALSAGHLLVPTALMSAWSLVVALPQLLGPSDARTGLVLATMILAGLGWGGAALRAGMRPMPDFFEPPMPSPVGPVAPWLGQAVVAGYDAAVLCAAPTALLAAGVTPSWLLLGLQAVLTALVIAWGMSDGSLER from the coding sequence ATGAGTGATCCGCCCTCCCCGGCAGGCCTGCCTGATGGCGCCGCCGTGCGCCGCTGGGCCAGGAGGCAGTCCCGCAAGGAACCGGTGGGCACCTGGAAGATCCTGGACCGCATCTACACGGTGCTGATCTCCGTGCTTGTGGGCGGAGCGCTCGTGGCGCACCAGCTCTCGACCCTGTCCGCACTGGGCGAGCGTCGGAGGCTCGACCTGAGCCTGGACCCGGCCTGGATGGCCGTGAGCGTCGTCGCGGCGGTGGCCGTCTGCGCGATCCGGCCTCTGATGCGCCTGGGCCCGGTGTGCCTGCGCCCCCATGAGGCCACCTGGTGGCTCGCCCTGCCGGTGGAGCGGGTCGGGCTGCTGCGCCCCGTCGCCCTGGTTCTCATCGCCCTGGCGGCCTGCGCGGGAGCCCTGATCGGGCTGGTCGTCTCCGCCCTGGGCGCTGCTGGCTGGGGCGGCGCCCTGGCCTGGGGCGCCGCCATGGCAGCCGGGGCGGCATTGCTCGTGATCACCCTCATCGGGGCCCAGGTTGAGGGCAGGACTCGGCGCGCCCCGGAGCTCGTGACCGCCAGTGCCGCGGGCCTGGCCCTGGTGGGCGCTGTGGCGCTGCCCTTCCCCACCAGCGCGGCGGCTCACGCCGTGACCGGCGCCGTGGGGGCGGCCATGGCGCTTGCCGCCGTGGCCGCCTGGCGACGCCATGGCCCGCGGCTGGGAGAGGTGCACGATGCGGTGCTGGTGGAGGTATCTCTCAGGGCCCACAGCGCCCGAGTCTCCTCCCAGTCACTGGACACGCGCGCTCTGGGCAGGCTCCTGAGTCCGGAGCCGCGCCTGCCCGGCAGGCCCTGTAGCCTGCCGCTGGCGGCGGTGGGAGCGGTCCTACCCAGGCCCTTCGCCGTGGCCCTGGCCGTGGCCCAGGCTGATCTGCTCGTCCTGGCGCGCCAGCCCCAGCGCTGGTGGCGACTGGTGCTCAGCGCCATCATCGCCCTGGGGCTGCAGTTGGTCCCGGGAGCCGGAGCGCTGGCCATGGCGGGCGCGCATGTGGTGGGCGTGTGGCTTGCCGTGCTGACGGTGGCCGAGCCGGCCCGGCGCGCCTGGTTCGATCCCGGCCCCGAGGAGCAGCTTCCCGGCGGGTCGACGGCGCTGAGCGCCGGCCACCTGCTGGTTCCCACCGCGCTGATGAGCGCCTGGTCCCTGGTGGTCGCGCTGCCGCAGCTGCTGGGGCCGTCCGATGCCCGGACCGGCCTGGTGCTCGCCACGATGATCCTGGCGGGCCTGGGCTGGGGCGGGGCCGCGCTGCGCGCGGGCATGCGCCCGATGCCCGACTTCTTCGAGCCCCCGATGCCCTCGCCAGTGGGCCCCGTCGCCCCCTGGCTGGGCCAGGCCGTGGTCGCTGGCTACGACGCAGCGGTGCTGTGCGCCGCGCCCACCGCGCTGCTGGCGGCCGGAGTCACACCGTCGTGGCTGCTGCTGGGCCTCCAGGCGGTGCTGACCGCCCTTGTCATCGCCTGGGGGATGAGCGATGGGAGCCTGGAGCGATGA
- a CDS encoding TrmH family RNA methyltransferase gives MSPSTPFDPDELLRDDEEQAPAVRGPRRRTIGEGPAAGREILTNTASTRVARVAGLARRSARSKHRRFLVEGPQGVREAVRFSQERVLDVYLTEVALERHSEIWQEAQDAGLYAHVVSGPVMEAMSRDAQGVLAVVAMDEATGSEALARALEGARLVAVLAEAQDPGNAGTMIRAADAAGADAVILARGSVEATSPKVVRASAGSLFHLPVVTGVALDDAVDAVRAAGLTVLAADARGDFDLFEAGDLLAAPSAWLLGNEAHGLPPEALGLADAVVSIPVYGKAESLNVAAAAALCLYTSARAVR, from the coding sequence ATGAGCCCTTCGACTCCCTTTGACCCTGACGAGCTCCTGCGCGACGACGAGGAGCAGGCCCCTGCCGTGCGAGGCCCCAGGCGCCGCACGATCGGCGAGGGCCCGGCGGCGGGCCGGGAGATCCTGACCAATACGGCCTCCACGCGCGTGGCCCGGGTAGCGGGACTGGCCCGCAGGAGCGCACGATCCAAGCACCGCCGCTTCCTGGTCGAGGGCCCGCAGGGGGTGAGGGAGGCGGTGCGCTTCTCCCAGGAGCGGGTGCTGGATGTCTATCTGACCGAGGTGGCGCTGGAGAGGCACTCGGAGATCTGGCAGGAGGCCCAGGATGCGGGCCTGTACGCGCATGTGGTCAGCGGCCCAGTCATGGAGGCCATGAGCCGGGACGCCCAGGGGGTCCTGGCGGTGGTCGCCATGGATGAGGCCACGGGCAGCGAGGCCTTGGCTCGGGCCCTTGAGGGCGCGCGGCTGGTTGCTGTTCTGGCGGAGGCGCAGGACCCGGGCAATGCGGGCACGATGATCCGCGCGGCCGACGCCGCGGGGGCCGATGCCGTGATCCTGGCACGGGGCAGCGTGGAGGCGACGTCGCCCAAGGTGGTCAGGGCGAGCGCGGGCAGCCTCTTCCACCTGCCGGTCGTCACGGGGGTGGCGCTCGACGACGCCGTCGATGCTGTGCGCGCGGCGGGTCTGACCGTGCTGGCGGCGGATGCACGCGGGGACTTCGACCTGTTCGAGGCCGGCGACCTGCTGGCAGCGCCGAGCGCGTGGCTGCTGGGCAACGAGGCTCATGGCCTGCCGCCAGAGGCCCTGGGCCTGGCCGACGCCGTGGTCTCGATCCCCGTCTACGGCAAGGCGGAGTCCCTCAACGTGGCCGCCGCGGCAGCGCTGTGCCTCTACACATCGGCGCGGGCAGTGCGGTAG
- a CDS encoding DUF2690 domain-containing protein, with product MTPSRANAGRNMNRNYRRQIFIARQDRTNKSNSETTTTTDVFIALLTHASVALSFVGILVNSDQKVADSRQLVEKGAPNFSGINTLLDTASTCFNVTVVLIILTSVISITAFPLVLQHESNSKADLRRKSKKESSRFIYITLGVFVSVCAALTFSHTFLALKGEHLSKQPYCHQETCLNKDPQGTNCETDDERIDVASASIGTDGDSPREIGTISLVYSPKCGANWGHFEMITGYDLTSYRDTEFFIQSYDDNSGNKRDNKSERVRGQDYAMAGFKQGFLLVG from the coding sequence ATGACTCCATCGCGAGCCAATGCCGGTCGAAACATGAACAGAAACTATCGGCGACAGATTTTTATTGCACGTCAAGATCGAACTAATAAGTCTAATAGCGAAACCACAACAACAACAGACGTGTTCATAGCCCTACTAACCCATGCATCCGTAGCACTATCATTTGTCGGAATTCTTGTGAATTCGGACCAGAAGGTCGCCGACAGTCGTCAATTGGTGGAAAAAGGGGCTCCTAACTTCTCGGGAATCAATACTTTACTCGATACTGCATCAACATGCTTTAATGTGACAGTCGTGTTAATTATTCTAACTTCAGTTATTTCCATCACTGCATTTCCCCTCGTGCTTCAACATGAAAGCAACTCGAAGGCTGACCTGCGTCGCAAGTCGAAAAAAGAATCTTCTCGTTTTATTTACATTACACTAGGCGTATTTGTTAGCGTCTGTGCGGCGCTCACATTCTCTCACACTTTCTTAGCCTTAAAAGGAGAGCACCTCTCCAAGCAACCATATTGCCACCAGGAAACTTGCCTTAACAAAGATCCACAGGGAACTAACTGCGAAACTGATGATGAAAGAATCGATGTCGCTTCTGCGTCCATCGGTACCGACGGAGATTCTCCGCGCGAGATCGGAACTATCTCGCTTGTTTACTCCCCTAAGTGTGGAGCGAACTGGGGTCACTTCGAAATGATCACTGGCTACGACTTGACCTCATATCGTGATACTGAGTTTTTTATTCAAAGCTATGATGACAATTCGGGAAATAAGCGCGACAACAAGAGCGAAAGAGTAAGAGGTCAAGACTATGCTATGGCCGGCTTTAAACAAGGTTTCCTTCTGGTGGGGTGA
- a CDS encoding ABC transporter ATP-binding protein — protein sequence MRAKTVRAGRTLVSAQQVSVGYDGNPVCAPATFTLEPGQVLAMVGINGAGKSTLLRTCCGMLKPLDGRVELLGLKPDPRSATQRAAVAADMGEASFFPSLSVAEHLRLVCLGHRVPQADQAVEDILIDLDLTRQAHALPDALSSGQRRRLALAAALIRPRRLLVLDEPEQRLDHTTRLLLADRLTAERQAGGGVLMASHDPDLVAACATAVLLVGSDTRLMSVDEGVDAIHEGLS from the coding sequence ATGAGAGCCAAGACCGTCAGGGCCGGGAGAACTCTGGTCTCGGCTCAGCAGGTCAGCGTCGGCTACGACGGCAACCCGGTCTGCGCCCCGGCCACCTTCACCCTGGAGCCCGGTCAGGTCCTGGCCATGGTGGGCATCAACGGCGCCGGAAAATCCACGCTCCTGCGCACCTGCTGCGGCATGCTCAAGCCCCTTGACGGCAGGGTCGAGCTCCTGGGGCTCAAGCCCGACCCCAGGTCGGCCACCCAGCGCGCAGCGGTGGCCGCAGACATGGGGGAGGCCTCCTTCTTCCCCTCCCTGAGCGTCGCCGAGCACCTGCGCCTGGTCTGCTTGGGCCACCGGGTGCCCCAGGCGGACCAGGCCGTCGAGGACATCCTCATCGACCTCGACCTGACCCGGCAGGCGCATGCCCTGCCCGATGCGCTCTCCAGCGGCCAGAGGCGCCGCCTCGCGCTGGCCGCCGCGCTGATCCGGCCCCGTCGGCTCCTGGTGCTCGACGAGCCCGAGCAGCGCCTGGACCACACCACGCGCCTGCTCCTGGCCGACCGCCTCACCGCCGAGCGCCAGGCGGGCGGGGGCGTCCTGATGGCCAGCCACGATCCGGATCTGGTGGCGGCCTGCGCCACCGCCGTCCTGCTCGTGGGCTCCGACACCCGGCTGATGAGCGTCGATGAGGGCGTGGACGCCATCCACGAAGGGCTGTCATGA
- a CDS encoding amino acid ABC transporter ATP-binding protein, giving the protein MAPNPHDQAQDNAPDTSSDELPLVRISEVTKRFGDFTALDGVSLDIRQGEVVAVIGASGSGKSTLCRTINRLETITSGSIIIDGTPLPEEGAELAQLRAEVGMVFQSFNLFPHRTVLDNITLAPINVRGIPKDKAVARAHELLERVGLADQAAKRPGQLSGGQAQRVAIARALAMDPKIMLFDEPTSALDPEMINEVLDVIGDLAATGMTMLVVTHEMGFARNVADRVVFMDAGQIVEEGDPATFFTSPRTERARDFLSKVLSH; this is encoded by the coding sequence ATTGCTCCCAACCCCCACGACCAGGCGCAGGACAACGCTCCTGACACGTCGTCCGACGAACTGCCGCTGGTGCGCATCAGCGAGGTCACCAAGCGCTTCGGGGACTTCACCGCCCTGGATGGCGTGTCCCTGGACATCAGGCAGGGCGAGGTCGTCGCCGTCATCGGAGCCTCGGGCTCGGGCAAGTCCACCCTGTGCCGCACTATCAACCGCCTGGAGACCATCACCAGCGGCAGCATCATCATCGATGGCACGCCCCTGCCCGAGGAGGGTGCCGAGCTCGCACAGTTGCGCGCCGAGGTCGGCATGGTCTTCCAGTCCTTCAACCTCTTCCCGCACCGCACCGTCCTGGACAACATCACCCTGGCGCCCATCAACGTGCGCGGCATCCCCAAGGACAAGGCCGTTGCCCGGGCTCATGAGCTCCTGGAGCGCGTCGGCCTGGCCGACCAGGCCGCCAAGCGCCCCGGTCAGCTCTCCGGCGGCCAGGCCCAGCGCGTGGCCATCGCCCGGGCCCTGGCCATGGACCCCAAGATCATGCTCTTCGATGAGCCCACCTCCGCACTGGATCCCGAGATGATCAACGAGGTCCTCGACGTCATCGGCGACCTCGCCGCCACCGGCATGACCATGCTCGTGGTCACCCACGAGATGGGATTCGCCCGCAACGTCGCCGACCGCGTCGTCTTCATGGACGCCGGCCAGATCGTCGAGGAGGGCGACCCCGCCACCTTCTTCACCTCACCGCGCACCGAGCGCGCCCGCGACTTCCTGTCCAAGGTCCTGAGCCACTGA
- the infC gene encoding translation initiation factor IF-3: MSEPRINERIRVPEVRLVGPSGEQVGVVRVEDALRLAEEADLDLVEVAPDARPPVCKLMDYGKFKYESAMKARDARRNQANTQLKEIQFRPKIDEHDYATKRGHVERFLKGGDKVKCIVRFRGREQSRPELGIRLLQGLAEEMAELGTIESHPRQDGRNMVMVLAPVRKKAEVKSDQRRRREEARAARRAEKHAGRGAKPSAAGASAQDQA, translated from the coding sequence ATCAGCGAGCCCCGTATCAACGAACGGATCCGCGTTCCCGAAGTGCGCCTCGTCGGTCCCAGCGGCGAGCAGGTCGGCGTCGTGCGCGTGGAGGATGCCCTGCGTCTGGCCGAGGAGGCCGACCTGGATCTGGTCGAGGTCGCCCCGGACGCACGCCCCCCGGTGTGCAAGCTCATGGACTACGGCAAGTTCAAGTACGAGTCGGCCATGAAGGCCCGGGATGCCCGACGCAACCAGGCCAACACCCAGCTCAAGGAGATCCAGTTCCGCCCCAAGATCGATGAGCACGACTACGCCACCAAGCGCGGGCACGTCGAGCGATTCCTCAAGGGCGGGGACAAGGTCAAGTGCATCGTGCGCTTCCGCGGCCGCGAGCAGTCCCGCCCCGAGCTGGGCATCCGGCTCCTGCAGGGCCTGGCCGAGGAGATGGCCGAGCTGGGCACCATCGAGTCCCACCCCCGGCAGGACGGCCGCAACATGGTCATGGTCCTGGCCCCGGTCCGCAAGAAGGCCGAGGTCAAGTCGGATCAGCGCCGTCGTCGCGAGGAGGCCCGCGCCGCCCGCCGCGCCGAGAAGCACGCGGGCAGGGGCGCCAAGCCCTCCGCCGCGGGCGCCTCGGCCCAGGATCAGGCCTGA
- the rplT gene encoding 50S ribosomal protein L20, protein MARVKRAVNAQKKRRSVLEKASGYRGQRSRLYRKAKEQVTHSGVYAFRDRRARKGDFRRLWIQRINAAARAEGLTYNRFIQGLGLAGVEVDRRMLAELAVNEPAAFSALIETARKALPQDVNAPKA, encoded by the coding sequence ATGGCACGTGTGAAGAGGGCCGTCAACGCCCAGAAGAAGCGTCGTTCCGTTCTTGAGAAGGCCTCGGGCTACCGCGGTCAGCGCTCCCGCCTCTACCGCAAGGCCAAGGAGCAGGTCACCCACTCCGGCGTCTACGCCTTCCGCGACCGTCGCGCCCGCAAGGGCGACTTCCGTCGCCTGTGGATCCAGCGCATCAACGCCGCCGCCCGCGCCGAGGGCCTGACCTACAACCGCTTCATCCAGGGCCTGGGCCTGGCCGGGGTGGAGGTCGACCGCCGCATGCTGGCCGAGCTGGCCGTCAACGAGCCCGCCGCGTTCTCGGCCCTGATCGAGACCGCCCGCAAGGCACTGCCGCAGGACGTCAACGCCCCCAAGGCCTGA
- a CDS encoding toll/interleukin-1 receptor domain-containing protein — MKKNHNHSTLQIFLSFAEDTGSERAIDIQEIFEGVGINIIVAKHDVVPGTQWDDGIESFLDSSDALICLGTPGFSQRAWCQQEVGWALARRLPIFWISYDVKELPCGLLAGTQAHTSQPSDSAEDDVQAIAEWCFRLEPLRDPLTQHLITSLASSSSFDESDSIVSLLAQASSLEKQNWERIISIAANNEQFGRAHRYVHHGWGWQSQPLLVDWLKEQIDGKPEHVRKPKRKSNTMKGPPRVK, encoded by the coding sequence ATGAAAAAGAACCACAACCATTCTACCCTTCAGATCTTTCTGAGTTTTGCCGAGGATACAGGATCGGAACGAGCCATCGACATTCAAGAGATCTTCGAGGGAGTCGGTATCAACATCATCGTCGCTAAGCACGACGTTGTTCCCGGCACCCAGTGGGACGACGGCATAGAGTCATTCTTGGATTCGAGCGACGCTCTCATCTGCCTCGGCACACCCGGCTTTTCCCAACGAGCCTGGTGCCAGCAGGAGGTGGGATGGGCGCTGGCACGCAGGCTGCCGATCTTCTGGATCTCTTACGATGTCAAAGAACTCCCTTGCGGACTGCTCGCAGGAACGCAGGCGCATACATCCCAGCCTAGCGATTCCGCAGAAGACGACGTTCAAGCAATAGCTGAATGGTGCTTCCGACTAGAACCCCTGAGGGATCCGCTCACTCAGCATCTCATCACGAGCCTTGCGTCGTCGTCATCATTTGACGAGAGCGATTCGATCGTGTCACTCCTTGCGCAGGCCTCTTCTCTTGAGAAGCAGAATTGGGAGCGCATCATCTCGATCGCCGCGAACAATGAACAGTTCGGTCGGGCACACCGATACGTGCATCATGGCTGGGGATGGCAGTCCCAGCCTTTGTTGGTCGATTGGTTAAAGGAGCAGATAGACGGCAAACCTGAACATGTTCGTAAGCCAAAACGAAAGAGCAATACAATGAAAGGACCACCAAGAGTCAAATAG
- the rpmI gene encoding 50S ribosomal protein L35, with the protein MPKNKTHSGAKKRFRVTGSGKLMREQTNKRHLLEVKSSRRKRKLSQDQPVAPADVRKVKKLLGR; encoded by the coding sequence ATGCCGAAGAACAAGACGCACTCCGGTGCCAAGAAGCGCTTCCGGGTGACCGGCAGCGGCAAGCTCATGCGCGAGCAGACGAACAAGCGCCACCTGCTTGAGGTCAAGTCCTCCCGTCGCAAGCGCAAGCTGTCCCAGGACCAGCCGGTGGCCCCGGCCGACGTCCGCAAGGTCAAGAAGCTGCTCGGCCGCTGA